One stretch of Streptomyces sp. MMBL 11-1 DNA includes these proteins:
- a CDS encoding AMP-binding protein, translating into MTRPSPGGEPEARPFPGGEPEPRPSPGGEPERVDLLGRCLGAAPRRDAPPADTAALRGTDGSVLSYRELADAITARAAELRSAGAGPGRLVRVDAERTPAAVVELLAVLAAGAAFVMLPAGAVPGPGVAEILTGRRELPADAAYVMTTSGSTGAPKDTVVTRAGLRHVFGGLRDAPQLGFPQGLVWAQFHPLTFGYSMCEVLGALAFGGELALVDRESPLTCAGVGDLVTSARSEGRGTALCLTPSELSLLTARLREAGAGVPEFVLLSGEPAHRGQLAEFLALPGGDRSVVVNTYAATETAGQITADRVTAADVPAVMAGYVGHPLPGVRVTLLTAEGAPVPPDDPGTTGEVHVQGAGVAAGYLDPGQTADRFVRVGPEREIAFRTGDLGRWAEGGGLRIVGRGGRRLKVAGRWVALESVERALLAGGCVDEVSAAPTEIRLEGADPQECLQVTAVPRDASGVTAERIRGQVVAALGAPLTVRLVLVDTLPRTRNGKVDTRTQAVPGPSPTGGGGLAAQVRSVWQEILGAGIPYTANLFEAGVDSLGVVTAAARLTRVLGRPVTPAFLLDHPRLDLQIAALSGDVDGPKAAPASRGAAARRAALAGRRDRRRAARGVAAAVTDPTPDSPTPTQSHQEEEPTS; encoded by the coding sequence ATGACCCGTCCCTCCCCGGGCGGGGAACCTGAAGCCCGCCCCTTCCCGGGCGGGGAACCGGAACCCCGCCCCTCCCCGGGCGGGGAACCGGAGCGCGTCGACCTGCTCGGTCGGTGTCTGGGCGCCGCTCCCCGTCGGGATGCCCCTCCGGCGGACACCGCCGCCCTCCGGGGCACGGACGGCTCGGTCCTGTCCTACCGCGAGCTGGCCGACGCGATCACGGCGCGGGCCGCGGAGCTGAGGAGCGCGGGCGCCGGTCCCGGGCGGCTGGTGCGGGTGGACGCGGAGCGCACCCCGGCCGCCGTCGTGGAGCTGCTGGCTGTCCTCGCCGCCGGAGCGGCCTTCGTGATGCTCCCGGCCGGAGCGGTGCCCGGACCCGGTGTCGCCGAGATCCTGACGGGGCGGCGGGAGCTGCCGGCGGACGCCGCGTACGTGATGACCACGTCGGGCAGCACGGGGGCGCCCAAGGACACGGTGGTGACCCGTGCGGGGTTGCGGCACGTGTTCGGCGGCCTGCGCGACGCGCCGCAACTCGGCTTTCCCCAGGGGCTGGTCTGGGCCCAGTTCCACCCCCTCACGTTCGGCTACTCGATGTGCGAGGTGCTCGGCGCGCTCGCCTTCGGCGGGGAGCTCGCCCTGGTGGACCGCGAGTCACCGCTCACCTGCGCGGGGGTAGGCGACCTGGTGACCTCGGCGCGGTCCGAAGGCCGCGGGACGGCGCTCTGCCTCACCCCATCGGAGCTGTCCCTGCTCACCGCGCGGCTCCGCGAAGCGGGCGCCGGCGTCCCCGAGTTCGTCCTGCTGAGCGGCGAACCGGCGCACCGGGGGCAGCTGGCCGAGTTCCTGGCCCTGCCGGGCGGCGACCGAAGCGTCGTCGTCAACACCTACGCGGCCACGGAGACCGCCGGGCAGATCACCGCCGACCGGGTCACCGCGGCCGACGTGCCCGCCGTCATGGCCGGATACGTCGGCCACCCCCTGCCCGGCGTCCGGGTCACCCTGCTGACGGCCGAAGGCGCACCCGTGCCGCCGGACGACCCGGGGACGACCGGCGAGGTGCACGTCCAAGGGGCCGGGGTGGCCGCCGGATACCTCGACCCGGGGCAGACGGCCGACCGGTTCGTCCGCGTCGGTCCGGAGCGGGAGATCGCGTTCCGGACCGGGGACCTGGGCCGCTGGGCCGAGGGCGGCGGCCTGCGGATCGTCGGACGGGGCGGGCGTCGCCTGAAGGTCGCCGGGCGCTGGGTCGCCCTGGAGTCCGTCGAGCGCGCCCTGCTCGCCGGGGGCTGCGTCGACGAGGTCTCCGCCGCACCCACGGAGATCCGCCTGGAGGGGGCCGACCCACAGGAGTGCCTGCAGGTCACGGCCGTTCCCCGGGACGCGTCAGGGGTGACGGCGGAGCGCATCCGGGGGCAGGTCGTCGCCGCTCTCGGCGCGCCCCTGACCGTTCGTCTGGTGCTGGTCGACACGCTGCCCCGCACCCGTAACGGCAAGGTCGACACCCGTACGCAGGCGGTCCCGGGTCCTTCGCCGACGGGCGGCGGCGGACTCGCCGCCCAGGTGCGGTCGGTGTGGCAGGAGATTCTCGGCGCGGGGATCCCGTACACCGCCAACCTCTTCGAGGCGGGCGTCGACTCGCTCGGCGTGGTCACGGCCGCCGCGCGGCTCACCCGGGTGCTCGGCCGCCCCGTCACCCCGGCCTTCCTTCTCGACCACCCGCGCCTGGACCTCCAGATCGCCGCGTTGAGCGGGGACGTCGACGGCCCGAAGGCCGCCCCGGCGTCCCGGGGCGCGGCGGCGAGGCGTGCCGCGCTCGCCGGTCGGCGCGACCGGCGGCGGGCCGCTCGCGGCGTCGCCGCGGCTGTTACGGATCCCACTCCCGATTCCCCCACGCCCACCCAGAGTCACCAAGAAGAGGAGCCAACGAGTTGA
- a CDS encoding 6-pyruvoyl trahydropterin synthase family protein, which translates to MTTPTHHESQASACACAADEAASTVGTPGGYPAGAFAVTKLFDDLPCCHRSWAHDGKCRFLHGYERSFEIEFVCAELDPVTGFVVDFSALKNVRALLNDQFDHTTLVAVNDPERPLFEELAARGVVDLRVMEHTGMEGAAAWVMDEAGRLVREATDGRVWIRRVEARECRKNSVVLTASPGDAAR; encoded by the coding sequence GTGACGACCCCCACCCACCACGAGTCCCAGGCGTCGGCCTGCGCGTGTGCGGCCGACGAGGCCGCCTCCACCGTCGGCACGCCGGGCGGATACCCGGCAGGGGCGTTCGCCGTCACCAAGCTCTTCGACGACCTGCCCTGCTGCCACCGGTCGTGGGCGCACGACGGCAAGTGCCGCTTCCTGCACGGCTACGAGCGCAGCTTCGAGATCGAGTTCGTCTGCGCCGAGCTGGACCCGGTCACGGGCTTCGTCGTGGACTTCAGCGCCCTGAAGAACGTCCGCGCCCTGCTGAACGACCAGTTCGACCACACCACCCTGGTCGCCGTGAACGATCCCGAACGGCCCCTCTTCGAGGAGCTCGCCGCACGCGGCGTCGTCGACCTGCGGGTCATGGAGCACACCGGGATGGAGGGAGCCGCCGCCTGGGTCATGGACGAGGCGGGACGGCTGGTCCGCGAGGCCACCGACGGCCGGGTGTGGATCCGCCGCGTCGAGGCCCGTGAGTGCCGCAAGAACTCCGTCGTCCTCACCGCCTCCCCGGGGGACGCCGCGCGGTGA
- a CDS encoding MFS transporter codes for MTVVTERRSALGLRDFRLLIAGQFLSMITYGAYLAVLSWYAYQLTGSPGASGLVLGAAAVSEVTTLLLGGALADRWDRRSMMVVADAGRLVAVGVLAVVTAAGHTDLMVLTVCASLVSLFDGLFYPALGGIVPATVPGELIGSANATLGFVRSVSAIAGPALGGAVYASAGMATVLALTAFAFLVALGTALALRPLPRKGPRVRSRPLRDIGEGARYVLSVPLLVSIPVAAVALLLSEGPTQTLLPRLVEEHFDGGAGTLSLLTTAYGAGAAAGALLYARLMPRRRRAVIVYTMWTTAHILCAAMALTTWLPGAVALAAVRGMCGGLGFALWETLLMHVVAPDKLSRVYSVNLFGTKALMPVGFALGGWLGAHAPAATVIACGQLAGAALMASLLLVRRIRAVQ; via the coding sequence GTGACCGTCGTGACCGAGCGCCGCTCGGCCCTGGGGCTCCGTGACTTCCGGCTGCTGATCGCCGGCCAGTTCCTGTCCATGATCACCTACGGCGCCTATCTGGCCGTTCTGTCCTGGTACGCCTACCAGCTCACCGGCTCACCCGGCGCGTCCGGACTCGTCCTCGGGGCCGCCGCCGTATCGGAGGTCACCACCCTGCTGCTGGGCGGCGCGCTCGCCGACCGCTGGGACCGCCGGTCGATGATGGTCGTCGCCGACGCCGGCCGCCTGGTGGCCGTGGGGGTGCTCGCCGTCGTCACCGCCGCCGGGCACACCGATCTGATGGTGCTCACGGTGTGCGCGTCCCTCGTGAGCCTCTTCGACGGCCTGTTCTACCCCGCGCTGGGCGGGATCGTCCCGGCCACGGTCCCCGGCGAGCTGATCGGCTCGGCCAACGCCACGCTCGGCTTCGTCCGTTCCGTCAGCGCCATCGCGGGGCCGGCCCTGGGCGGGGCCGTCTACGCATCGGCGGGCATGGCGACCGTCCTGGCCCTGACCGCCTTCGCGTTCCTCGTCGCCCTCGGCACGGCGCTGGCGCTGCGCCCGCTGCCGCGCAAGGGACCGCGGGTCCGCTCCCGCCCCTTGCGGGACATCGGGGAGGGCGCCCGGTACGTCCTGTCGGTTCCGCTGCTCGTCTCCATCCCGGTCGCCGCGGTCGCCCTGCTGCTCTCCGAAGGCCCGACGCAGACGCTGCTGCCGCGCCTGGTCGAGGAGCACTTCGACGGCGGCGCGGGCACGCTCTCGCTGCTCACCACCGCGTACGGTGCGGGCGCGGCGGCCGGAGCGCTGCTGTACGCGCGGCTGATGCCCCGCCGGCGGCGGGCCGTGATCGTGTACACCATGTGGACCACGGCGCACATCCTGTGCGCGGCCATGGCGCTGACGACCTGGCTGCCCGGCGCGGTCGCGCTCGCCGCCGTGCGGGGGATGTGCGGCGGCCTCGGCTTCGCCCTCTGGGAGACGCTGCTCATGCACGTCGTCGCGCCGGACAAGCTCTCCCGGGTCTACTCGGTCAACCTCTTCGGCACGAAGGCGCTCATGCCGGTCGGCTTCGCTCTCGGCGGCTGGCTGGGCGCCCACGCCCCGGCGGCGACGGTGATCGCCTGCGGTCAGCTCGCCGGCGCGGCCCTGATGGCCTCGCTGCTCCTCGTACGGCGCATCCGCGCAGTCCAATGA
- a CDS encoding NADPH-dependent F420 reductase, translated as MMKTVILGTGEVCRHLAPAFLSLGHEVVVGTRDPEATLAGNHPYRLLAARHPELRLVSFADAVEAADRAGLVVNAVSGPACLEALAPLAEGLTGHVVMDVSSPYDWSRPDAVLDPVNTDSLGEAIQRALPGAFVVKTFNTLAAQVMPRPDAVGPDHTVFLSGDDEAAKARVAELLRALGWRDVLDLGGIVTSRATEMMLRMWIDTSRALGTHLFGFKIVR; from the coding sequence ATGATGAAGACCGTCATCCTCGGCACCGGCGAAGTCTGCCGCCACCTCGCCCCGGCTTTCCTGTCCCTCGGTCACGAGGTCGTCGTCGGCACCCGCGACCCGGAAGCGACCCTGGCGGGCAACCACCCCTACCGTCTGCTGGCCGCCCGCCACCCGGAGCTGCGGCTCGTGTCCTTCGCGGACGCCGTCGAGGCCGCCGACCGCGCCGGACTGGTCGTCAACGCGGTCTCCGGACCGGCCTGCCTGGAGGCGCTCGCCCCGCTCGCCGAGGGGCTGACCGGGCACGTGGTGATGGACGTCTCCAGCCCCTACGACTGGTCGCGTCCGGACGCGGTCCTCGATCCGGTCAACACCGACAGCCTCGGCGAGGCGATCCAGCGCGCCCTGCCCGGCGCCTTCGTGGTGAAGACGTTCAACACCCTGGCGGCGCAGGTGATGCCCCGGCCCGACGCGGTCGGGCCCGACCACACGGTGTTCCTCAGCGGTGACGACGAGGCGGCCAAGGCCCGGGTGGCGGAGCTGCTGCGGGCACTGGGCTGGCGGGACGTGCTCGACCTCGGCGGCATCGTCACGTCCCGCGCCACCGAGATGATGCTGCGCATGTGGATCGACACCTCGCGGGCGCTGGGCACCCACCTCTTCGGTTTCAAGATCGTCCGTTGA
- a CDS encoding SDR family NAD(P)-dependent oxidoreductase, with protein MNGKGIAVLGYACRVPGGRDVADLWSIVADGRDCVTRASTNVGATTGGRVHAYGVLDDIGMFDAGFFGYSPREAAEIDPQQRLLLECAVEALESAGVRAEGSGHDIGVFAATGLSGYLLTTHGGRATADDNLSTLMGGDGHYAATRIAYKLGLTGPAMSVGSACSSSLLAIHTAAQAIAAGECDLALAGGMDIEFPQPVSYLRQEGGIMAQDGVCRPFDAGASGTVFGSGGGLVLLADAEVAEERGWPVRAVLMGSAVNNDGAEKASFTAPRSSRQAEAIAQAMEVAEVDPAYIGYVECHGTGTQLGDRSELSALMGAFGDTPLPPLGSAKANFGHLRVGAGVIGFIKACEVVARGVVPPLANLERPMDALRPGDTPLPRTAGALDLPVGERFAGVNSFGFGGTNVAAVVRGHQDVRPVPAPAEGPHVLRLSAADPDSCLATAGALAELLRSDEAPAVSDVAHTLRVGRDDHAYRLATVGATPAELTAGLEGVGAHTVEGWHKPGSETLLMLPGQGSDLLPTARALYGWETAFTEALDRLWTAARTIEPSLPALSAALEEAPADSTAGLATAHCLHTAVLLALTEQLAARGVRADRLVGYSLGEYAAAAAAGVIGEQDALRLVLARADVLRDAPAGAMIAVRLPADEIAAVVPEELAAPAVTLSADRTVVSLASDALRRVTGLLADAGVPHRVLEPALPYHSGLLAGAAEAFAPVADAVAVLPGSARLVTTAAGRETLGAGYWSAHLAGPLDLTPAARAVAEAAASRGCVVVDLSPDGFLARAVDGSAAVAVRPLRADKDPRDAWVHGLAALWVVGLPCETGPAAGGEGRTIELPARVFAREQHLKEAAPATADPASRARGTVRREKDLDRWSYYPSWRFRRRGPGVHDAAGERWLVLAEADGEGAEVVAALRARGVDCVHLAPRASGAERTADDVLLVRPGDEESVKSAVRGLGLDQHPVDRVVHLWCTAPLLDGETLDGRLAVLESEYDRGFYSLLYAVQEIGLVQGSRHVRLDIAARGMHPVSTDPADTVPDRALLAGPGLVIPQDFPAMSARTLDITGLPVDGWSAELVAELLGTSADTTVALAPGSRWVRCYERDELPPVPEDRLPLRLREEGVYLITGGLGGIGMTLAEYLVRTCRARLVLTGMDAVPDSSLWENGDDEPLDGVDQALAERVTRIRKLVALGGEIVAARCDAADRDQTAELFETIEKRFGRLDGVVHAAGVFETQRAFRGLDDTGREDCVRRLRPKVEGTLVLAEFLRGRKLDFVLMQSSLSSHLGGLGFYAYTAGNAFMDSFAERHRDADIPWMTVNWDGWIFRERDDDTLHQSVVSPSFASPDFGVVAEIAIRPSEGQDFYSRLMNMTEPHQVLISTADFERRIDQWVRSAADRQAAPATAGQAGSGDDADIESGIAEVWTDVLGIGDLTGTSDFFALGGDSLLGVTVAHRLSLRFDVVLSVITMFDNPTIAQTAAEIRRLRGRSAAGGTK; from the coding sequence TTGAACGGCAAAGGCATAGCCGTCCTCGGATACGCGTGCCGCGTACCGGGCGGGCGCGACGTCGCCGACCTGTGGAGCATCGTGGCCGACGGCCGTGACTGCGTCACGCGGGCCTCCACCAACGTCGGAGCCACCACCGGCGGCCGGGTGCACGCGTACGGCGTACTGGACGACATCGGCATGTTCGACGCCGGTTTCTTCGGGTACTCCCCGCGCGAGGCAGCCGAGATCGACCCGCAGCAGCGTCTGCTGCTGGAGTGCGCCGTGGAGGCCCTGGAGTCCGCGGGCGTGCGGGCCGAGGGGTCCGGCCACGACATCGGCGTCTTCGCGGCCACCGGGCTGAGCGGCTACCTGCTCACCACCCACGGCGGGCGGGCGACGGCCGACGACAACCTCTCCACGCTGATGGGCGGGGACGGCCACTACGCCGCCACCCGCATCGCGTACAAGCTCGGTCTGACCGGTCCCGCGATGTCCGTCGGTTCCGCGTGTTCCTCCTCCCTGCTCGCCATCCACACCGCCGCGCAGGCCATCGCCGCGGGCGAGTGCGACCTGGCGCTGGCAGGCGGTATGGACATCGAGTTCCCCCAGCCCGTCAGCTACCTCCGGCAGGAGGGCGGCATCATGGCGCAGGACGGCGTCTGCCGTCCGTTCGACGCCGGGGCGAGCGGCACGGTCTTCGGCTCCGGCGGCGGTCTGGTCCTGCTCGCCGACGCCGAGGTCGCCGAGGAGCGCGGCTGGCCGGTCCGGGCGGTCCTGATGGGCTCCGCCGTGAACAACGACGGCGCCGAGAAGGCCTCGTTCACCGCTCCGCGTTCCTCCCGCCAGGCGGAGGCCATCGCCCAGGCCATGGAGGTCGCCGAGGTCGACCCCGCGTACATCGGTTACGTCGAGTGCCACGGCACCGGCACCCAGCTGGGCGACCGCAGCGAACTCTCGGCCCTCATGGGGGCGTTCGGAGACACCCCGCTGCCGCCGCTCGGCTCCGCCAAGGCCAACTTCGGACATCTGCGGGTCGGCGCCGGAGTCATCGGCTTCATCAAGGCCTGCGAGGTCGTGGCGCGCGGCGTCGTCCCCCCGCTCGCCAACCTCGAACGCCCCATGGACGCCCTGCGCCCCGGCGACACACCGCTGCCCCGCACCGCCGGCGCCCTGGACCTGCCCGTCGGCGAGCGGTTCGCCGGAGTCAACTCCTTCGGCTTCGGCGGCACCAACGTCGCCGCGGTCGTCCGGGGCCACCAGGACGTCCGGCCGGTCCCGGCCCCCGCCGAGGGCCCGCACGTGCTGCGGCTCTCCGCCGCCGACCCCGACTCCTGCCTGGCCACCGCGGGCGCCCTGGCCGAGCTGCTCCGCTCCGACGAGGCTCCCGCAGTGTCCGACGTCGCGCACACGCTGCGCGTGGGCCGGGACGATCACGCCTACCGTCTCGCCACGGTCGGGGCGACCCCCGCCGAGCTGACCGCCGGGCTGGAGGGCGTCGGCGCGCACACCGTCGAGGGGTGGCACAAGCCGGGTTCCGAGACCCTGCTCATGCTGCCCGGTCAGGGCAGCGACCTGCTGCCCACGGCCCGAGCCCTGTACGGCTGGGAGACGGCCTTCACCGAGGCCCTCGACCGGCTGTGGACCGCCGCGCGGACGATCGAACCGTCGCTGCCGGCCCTGTCGGCCGCACTGGAGGAGGCCCCGGCCGACTCCACCGCCGGCCTGGCCACCGCCCACTGTCTGCACACGGCCGTCCTGCTGGCCCTCACCGAGCAGCTCGCCGCGCGCGGGGTCCGCGCGGACCGCCTCGTCGGGTACTCGCTCGGCGAGTACGCGGCCGCTGCCGCCGCCGGGGTCATCGGCGAGCAGGACGCCCTGCGCCTCGTACTCGCCCGGGCGGACGTCCTGCGGGACGCCCCCGCCGGCGCCATGATCGCCGTACGGCTGCCCGCCGACGAGATCGCCGCCGTGGTCCCCGAGGAGCTGGCCGCCCCCGCCGTCACGCTGAGCGCGGACCGTACCGTCGTATCGCTCGCCTCGGACGCCCTGCGGCGGGTCACCGGCCTGCTGGCCGACGCGGGCGTCCCGCACCGGGTGCTCGAACCGGCGCTGCCCTACCACTCCGGGCTGCTGGCCGGGGCCGCCGAGGCGTTCGCCCCGGTCGCCGACGCCGTGGCCGTCCTGCCGGGATCGGCCCGCCTCGTCACCACCGCCGCCGGGCGGGAGACTCTGGGCGCCGGTTACTGGTCCGCCCATCTGGCCGGTCCGCTCGACCTCACGCCGGCCGCCCGCGCCGTCGCGGAGGCCGCCGCCTCTCGCGGCTGCGTCGTCGTCGACCTCAGCCCCGACGGGTTCCTCGCCCGTGCGGTGGACGGGTCGGCCGCCGTCGCGGTGCGCCCGCTCCGTGCCGACAAGGACCCGCGCGACGCGTGGGTCCACGGCCTCGCCGCCCTGTGGGTCGTCGGACTTCCCTGCGAGACCGGCCCGGCGGCCGGCGGCGAGGGCCGGACGATCGAGCTGCCCGCCCGCGTGTTCGCGCGGGAACAGCACCTCAAGGAGGCCGCCCCCGCCACCGCCGACCCGGCCTCCCGGGCCCGCGGCACCGTCCGGCGGGAGAAGGACCTCGATCGCTGGTCCTACTACCCGAGTTGGCGGTTCCGCCGCCGGGGTCCCGGGGTGCACGACGCCGCCGGCGAACGCTGGCTGGTCCTCGCGGAGGCCGACGGAGAGGGTGCGGAGGTCGTGGCGGCCCTGCGGGCCCGCGGCGTGGACTGCGTCCACCTGGCGCCGCGGGCGTCCGGTGCGGAGCGGACCGCCGACGACGTCCTCCTCGTCCGGCCGGGCGACGAGGAGTCGGTGAAGTCGGCCGTACGGGGACTGGGCCTGGACCAGCACCCCGTCGACCGGGTCGTCCATCTCTGGTGCACCGCCCCGCTCCTCGACGGCGAGACGCTGGACGGCCGGCTGGCCGTGCTGGAATCCGAGTACGACCGGGGCTTCTACAGTCTCCTGTACGCCGTGCAGGAGATCGGGCTGGTCCAGGGCTCGCGTCACGTGCGCCTGGACATCGCGGCCCGGGGCATGCACCCCGTCAGCACCGACCCCGCCGACACCGTGCCCGACCGCGCCCTGCTCGCCGGCCCCGGCCTGGTGATCCCGCAGGACTTCCCGGCCATGTCGGCCCGCACCCTGGACATCACCGGGCTCCCCGTGGACGGCTGGTCCGCCGAGCTGGTGGCGGAGCTCCTCGGCACCTCCGCCGACACCACCGTCGCGCTGGCTCCGGGGTCGCGCTGGGTGCGCTGCTACGAGCGCGACGAGCTGCCGCCCGTCCCCGAGGACCGGCTTCCGCTGCGTCTGCGCGAGGAGGGCGTCTACCTCATCACCGGCGGTCTCGGCGGCATCGGCATGACCCTCGCGGAATACCTGGTCCGCACCTGCCGCGCCCGCCTCGTCCTGACCGGCATGGACGCCGTCCCGGACTCCTCCCTGTGGGAGAACGGCGACGACGAACCCCTCGACGGCGTGGACCAGGCGCTGGCCGAACGGGTGACGCGCATCCGCAAGCTGGTCGCCCTCGGCGGCGAGATCGTCGCCGCCCGGTGCGACGCCGCCGACCGGGACCAGACCGCCGAACTGTTCGAGACCATCGAGAAGCGGTTCGGCCGGCTCGACGGCGTCGTGCACGCCGCCGGGGTGTTCGAGACCCAGCGGGCCTTCCGAGGCCTGGACGACACCGGTCGCGAGGACTGCGTCAGGCGGCTGCGTCCGAAGGTCGAGGGCACGCTGGTGCTCGCCGAGTTCCTGCGGGGCCGCAAGCTGGACTTCGTCCTCATGCAGTCCTCGCTCTCCTCGCACCTGGGGGGCCTCGGCTTCTACGCCTACACCGCCGGCAACGCCTTCATGGACTCCTTCGCGGAGCGCCACCGCGACGCCGACATCCCCTGGATGACGGTCAACTGGGACGGCTGGATCTTCCGCGAGCGCGACGACGACACCCTGCACCAGTCGGTGGTGTCCCCGTCCTTCGCCTCCCCGGACTTCGGCGTCGTCGCCGAGATCGCCATCCGGCCCAGCGAGGGGCAGGACTTCTACAGCCGGCTGATGAACATGACCGAGCCGCACCAGGTCCTGATCTCCACCGCGGACTTCGAACGCCGCATCGACCAGTGGGTGCGCTCCGCGGCGGACCGCCAGGCGGCGCCCGCCACCGCCGGACAGGCCGGTTCCGGCGACGACGCCGACATCGAGTCCGGTATCGCGGAGGTCTGGACGGACGTCCTCGGCATCGGCGACCTCACCGGCACCAGCGACTTCTTCGCCCTCGGCGGGGACTCCCTGCTCGGCGTCACCGTCGCGCACCGGCTCAGCCTGCGGTTCGACGTGGTCCTGTCCGTGATCACCATGTTCGACAATCCCACCATCGCCCAGACCGCTGCCGAGATCCGCCGTCTGCGCGGCCGGTCGGCTGCCGGAGGAACCAAGTGA
- the folE gene encoding GTP cyclohydrolase I FolE, translating into MSIVNEAIPVGGPDPAEQAVTALLTALGVDLAEESLADTPRRVAAAYRELLEPHEFTATTFPNDDGCDELVLVRSIPFQSLCCHHLLPFFGVAHVGYVPGKRVLGLSKLARVVQASARGLQIQERITTRIADWLTEELDPLGAGAVVEAQHTCMSVRGVKAVGAWTTTSAVRGVLREDPHRREEFMRRAESGSGGGAGWR; encoded by the coding sequence ATGTCCATCGTCAACGAAGCCATACCCGTCGGCGGGCCCGACCCCGCCGAACAGGCGGTGACCGCACTGCTGACCGCTCTCGGCGTGGACCTCGCCGAGGAGTCCCTCGCCGACACCCCGAGGCGGGTCGCCGCGGCCTACCGTGAACTCCTGGAGCCGCACGAGTTCACGGCGACGACCTTCCCGAACGATGACGGCTGCGACGAGCTGGTCCTCGTACGGTCGATCCCCTTCCAGTCGCTGTGCTGCCACCATCTGCTGCCGTTCTTCGGCGTTGCCCACGTCGGTTACGTCCCCGGCAAGCGGGTGCTGGGCCTGTCCAAGCTGGCGCGGGTCGTCCAGGCGTCGGCGCGGGGTCTGCAGATCCAGGAGCGCATCACCACCCGCATCGCGGACTGGCTGACCGAGGAACTCGATCCGCTGGGCGCGGGTGCGGTCGTCGAGGCCCAGCACACCTGCATGTCGGTGCGGGGCGTCAAGGCCGTCGGTGCCTGGACCACCACCTCCGCCGTGCGGGGCGTCCTGCGTGAGGACCCGCACCGCCGCGAGGAGTTCATGCGCCGTGCGGAGAGCGGGAGCGGCGGCGGGGCGGGCTGGCGATGA
- a CDS encoding alpha/beta fold hydrolase, whose product MSLPDLGTGAAGPAAPVHPVLPGATGAGKRLLLVPGLGQSAAHWGPFARWLASRDRALLAVDPGALAAQSAAPRGSYDRLREMAEALAAACDEHGISGVLGHSAGAPAALLTASLADFGTVTLIEPVPSHFAVHPAPRGPGTPGPDVPGTSGPDVPGTPGLVARPGDDPGESLRRLHPLAAETTLRAVTAALAAVGPSPPPAPPLPESARPLLRDRADRTGAALAAHLGRVVVLRGAHSALLRRTDAETLAARAAHGELRVVERAGHSPHIDAPRAAVAAFLGERP is encoded by the coding sequence GTGAGCCTTCCCGATCTGGGCACGGGAGCGGCCGGACCGGCCGCTCCCGTGCACCCCGTACTCCCCGGCGCCACCGGCGCCGGGAAGCGCCTTCTGCTCGTCCCCGGTCTCGGCCAGAGCGCCGCGCACTGGGGGCCGTTCGCCCGCTGGCTGGCCTCCCGGGACCGCGCGCTCCTCGCCGTCGACCCGGGCGCGCTCGCCGCGCAGAGCGCCGCGCCCAGGGGCTCGTACGACCGGTTGCGGGAGATGGCCGAGGCGCTGGCCGCCGCGTGTGACGAACACGGGATCAGCGGTGTCCTCGGCCACTCGGCGGGCGCTCCGGCCGCCCTGCTGACCGCCTCGCTGGCGGACTTCGGCACGGTCACCCTGATCGAGCCGGTGCCGTCCCACTTCGCGGTGCACCCGGCGCCGCGAGGACCCGGCACGCCCGGTCCCGACGTTCCCGGCACTTCCGGTCCCGACGTTCCCGGCACTCCCGGTCTCGTCGCCCGGCCCGGCGACGATCCGGGGGAGTCCCTGCGGCGGCTCCATCCGCTCGCCGCCGAGACCACGCTGCGGGCCGTCACCGCCGCTCTCGCCGCCGTGGGGCCGTCTCCGCCGCCCGCGCCGCCCCTGCCGGAGTCGGCGCGCCCCCTCCTGCGGGACCGGGCCGACCGGACCGGCGCGGCCCTCGCCGCCCACCTGGGCAGGGTCGTCGTCCTGCGCGGGGCGCACTCGGCCCTGCTGCGCCGGACGGACGCCGAGACGCTCGCCGCGCGGGCCGCCCACGGTGAGCTCCGCGTCGTCGAACGGGCGGGCCACTCCCCGCACATCGACGCTCCCCGGGCGGCCGTCGCCGCCTTCCTCGGAGAGCGGCCGTGA